Below is a window of Diaminobutyricibacter sp. McL0608 DNA.
TATCGCAGCGCGGCCGGACCGAGCGCGAGCTCCTGGCGGTAGCGCGCATCCCCGACCAGGTACAGCGCGACGCCCGCTCCGAGCAGGATCACTCCGGCAGCGGGTGCGACAGCGAAGACGTCGCCGATGGTGAGCTTCACCCCGGCCGCGAACAGCACGAGGCCGAAGATCATCACGTAGTGGTCGAGTGCGAAAGCGGTGAGCGCGAGGTACGCGCGCTGCTGCGTGGGAGCACCCGTCATGCTGCGGCCGGCGCGCTCGTCGTCTCCGGTGAAGTAGCACCACCAGAGCGCAGCGACGACCCCGACGCAGAGCACTGTCCCCACAAGGATGGCGAGGTCGAACGGGTGGCCGCCCGCGCCGACGCCGACCGAGACGATGGACTCGCCGAACGCGATGATCATCAACAGGCCGTGCCGCTCGACGAAATGCGATGCGCCGATGTCGAAGCCGACCGGGCCGCTGGTGAACGACGTCGAGACCAGCACCGCGATCGCGAGCGCGAAGAGGATCCAGTCGGCCGGGCCCGTGACGAAGCCCGCGACGATGAGGAGCACCGCCCCGCCGGCGTTGAACGGGATCACCCGCAGCATCGAGCGAGCGGACCCGGGAGCCCCGAACGCGGCGAAGAGACCGAAATGGATGAGGACGATCGCGAGGTACGCGAAACCGAACAGGATCCCGGTGGCGTCGAACGCATCCGGAATCGCGACCGCGAGCAGCAGGAACGCGACCATCGCACCGACCAGCCCGATGCGCAGGCCGGCACCTTCACCGGACTGGTTGGTCAGCCAGGCGAACGCGTCGTACATCCACCACACGACGGCCATCGTCAGCGCAGCCTGCGCGACGCCGGCGCCGGTCGGATGCGCGACCACGATCTCGGTGACCTGCGTGATCGTGAACACGAAGACCAGGTCGAAGAGCAGTTCCACCGACGAGACACGTTCGGTGGCGCGGGCGAGGCGTTGGGCCATGAAGCGAGCGTAGCCGCGAGCTTGTTATCGTGGTCGGGTGACTGTGACCATCGCGATCGAGCCGCCGCGCGACCCGGAGATCGAGGAGCTGCTGCGCCTCGGCGACGAATTCGCCTTCTCGCTGTATCCCGCGGAGAGCTGCTACCTGCTCGATGTGAGCGAACTCGAGCGGCCCGGCGTCACGGTCTTCGTCGGCCGCGATTCCGCCGGTCGCGCACTCGGTATGGCCGCCCTCGTCGAAAGGGCCGATGGCACCGCAGAACTGAAGCGGATGTTCGTGCACGAGGATGCGCGCGGTCAGGGTCTCGCATCCGCCCTCATGGACCGGCTCGAAGGGGCCGCCGCCGCCGCAGGCGTCCAGGCGATCCAGCTGGAGACGGGTCCGCTGCAGCACGCGGCCATCGCGCTGTACGAGAATCGCGGGTACACGCGCATCCCCAACTTCGGACCGTACGTCGGCGACGACTTCAGCGTCTGCTACGCGAAGCCGATCGTCGCGCCCTCCCCCGCCGCTTCCGTCCCCGCGCACTAGTTCCGCCCCGCCGCACTCGTACGACCGAGTGCGCTCAGACCGAACACGTGCGGCGAGCGCACGACCGAGTGCGCTCAGACCGAACACGTGCGGCGAGCGCATCGCGCACGCCCGTCCGGGATACCAGACTTAGACGGGCAGACCGCGGATGCGCCGCGACAGCTCCGCCGCAGCCTCGGTGATCTGCGCGGCCAGGCCGGCCCACTCGTCGTGCGGGATGTTCTCCCGCGGAAACGTGATCGCTATACCGGCCGCCGGCCATCCGGCATGGTCGCGCACCGAGACCGCCACCGACGCGAATCCCGGCGTCACCTCGCCATCCTCTGTGGCGTATCCATCCGCCCGGACCCGCTCGAGGATGCGTTTCAGCGCGCCGTACGTGTGGGGCTCGCCGCCGACCCGGTCGACGAATGCCGCCGCATCCGGGTACAGCGCACGCACCTGACCGGCCGGCAGGGTCGCGAGCAGCGCCCGCCCGCTCGCCGTGAGGTGACTGGGCAGCCGCACGCCGACATCCGTCACCAGCCGTGGACGCCGCGGGGCGCGCTCCTCCACGATGTAGACGACATCGCGCCCGTGGAGCACAGCGAGATGCCCGGACTCGCCGATGCGGTCGACCAGCCCGGCGAGGATCGGACGGCCGAGCCGGCTGAGCGGTTCCTGCCGTGAGAACGCCGAACTCAGCTCGTACGATCGCACGCCGAGCCCGTACCGACGCGCCTCCGGAAGGTGCAGCACGAAGCCGTGATCGACAAGCACTGCGAGCAGGTGGTACACGGTCGACCGGGGGAGATCGAGGGATGCGGCGATCGTGGCGGCCGGCACCGGCCCGCGCTGCGCTGCGAGAAAACTGAGCACCTGCAGCGTGTTCTCCGCCGCGGGGACCTTCGAGCTTGCGGCCACGCCGACCTCCTGTCTGGAATGCAAGACACCGAGCAGTGTAACCGCATTGTGAGCGCGACAGCCGTGGTGTGGGATCGGAACATGACCACCATCACGTCCGTGGACCGCGTCTTCGTCGGAGCCGGCCCCCTCACCATCGCGGATGTCGTCGCCGTCGCCCGCCACGATGCGCACGTCGAACTCGACCCCGCCGCCCTCGACGCCGTCGAGGCGTCCCGCGCCATCATCGAAGCCCTCGCCGACGACACCGAGCCCCACTACGGCATCTCCACCGGCTTCGGCGCGCTCGCCACCACGTTCATCCCCTCCGACCGCCGCGCCCAGCTGCAGGCGAGCCTTGTCCGCTCACACGCGGCAGGTTCCGGCGCCGAGGTCGAGCGCGAGGTCGTCCGCGCCCTCATGCTGCTGCGCCTCTCCACCCTCATGACCGGCCGCACCGGCGCGCGCCGCACCACGGTCGAGACGTACGCCGCACTCCTCAACGCCGACATCACACCGGTCGTGCGCGAGTACGGCTCGCTCGGCTGCTCGGGCGACCTCGCCCCGCTCGCCCATTGCGCGCTCGCTGCGATGGGCGAAGGCCAGGTGCGCGTCGCCGGGGATCTCGTCGACGCGTCCGACGCGCTCGCTGCTGCGGGCATCCGCCCGCTCCGTCTCGCCGAGAAGGAGGGCCTCGCCCTCATCAACGGCACCGACGGGATGCTGGGGATGCTCGCCCTCGCCACCCACGACCTCGCCGCCCTGCTGACCACAGCCGACATCGCAGCTGCGATGAGCGTCGAGGCGCTCATGGGTACGGATGCGGTCTTCGCCGACGACCTGCAGCGGCTCCGGCCCCAGCAGGGTCAGGCCCTTGCCGCCGCCAACCTGCGCGCCGTGCTTGCGGGCTCGCCCATCGTCGCCAGCCACAAGGGACCCGAGTGCACCCGCGTGCAGGACGCCTACTCCCTCCGCTGCTCACCGCAGGTGCACGGCGCGGCACGTGACACCCTCGGCCACGCCGAGCTGGTCGCCGGGCGTGAGCTCGCGTCCGCCGTCGACAACCCTGTACTGACACTCGACGGCCGCGTCGAGTCGAACGGCAACTTCCACGGTGCTCCGGTCGCCTACGTGCTCGACTTCCTCGCGATCGTGGCCGCCGACGTCGCCAGCATGTCCGAGCGCCGCACCGACCGCTTCCTCGACCCGGCTCGAAACCAGGGCCTGACACCGTTCCTCGCCCACGAGGTCGGCGTCGACTCCGGGCTCATGATCGCGCAGTACACCGCCGCCGGAATCGTGTCCGAGCTGAAGCGGCTCGCCGCCCCGGCCTCCGTCGACTCCATCCCGTCGTCGGCCATGCAGGAGGACCACGTCTCGATGGGATGGGCGGCCGCCCGCAAGCTGCGCCGCAGCCTCGACGGGCTCGGTCGCGTCCTCGCCATCGAGATCATGACGGCCGCCCGCGGCGCCGAGTTGCGCGCACCGCTGCTTCCCGGTCCCGCGACCGGCGCGGTGCTCGCCGCGGTCCGCGAGGTCGCCGAGGGCCCCGGCCCCGACCGCTACCTCTCGCCCGAGATCGAAGCGGTCGTGACGCTCGTGCAGGAGGGGCGCATCCTCGCCGCCGCCGAAGCCGTCACCGGACCGCTGAACTGACCCGAACCGACTGACCTGCCTGACCCCACCCACGCGCCGCACCGGCCACATCCGTTCGAAGGAGCACACCATGTCGGGACCCCGTGAGGTCCGCGCCCCGCGCGGCACCACCCTGACCGCCAAGTCGTGGCAGACGGAGGGCCCCCTCCGCATGCTGATGAACAATCTCGACCCCGAGGTCGCCGAGCGTCCCGACGACCTCGTCGTCTACGGCGGCACCGGGAAAGCGGCGCGCAACTGGGATGCGTATGACGCGATCGTCCGCACGCTCACGACGCTCGAGGCCGACGAGACACTGCTCGTGCAGTCCGGCAAGCCGGTCGGTGTGTTCCGCACGCACGAGTGGGCGCCGCGCGTGCTCATCGCCAACTCGAACCTGGTCGGCGACTGGGCGACCTGGCCCGAGTTCCGGCGCCTCGAGGCGCTCGGCCTCACGATGTACGGGCAGATGACCGCCGGTTCGTGGATCTACATCGGCACCCAGGGCATCCTGCAGGGCACGTATGAGACGTTCGCCGCGATCGCCGCCAAGCGGTTCAACGGAACCCTCGCGGGCACCCTGACCCTGACCGGCGGCGCGGGCGGGATGGGCGGGGCCCAGCCGCTCGCCGTGACCATGAACGAGGGTGTCGTCCTCATCGTCGACGTCGACGTCACACGCCTGCAACGCCGGGTCGACCACGGCTACCTGGATGAGCTCGCCGACGACCTCGACGACGCTGTCGCGCGGGTGCTCGCCGCGAAAGCCGAGCGCCGCCCGTTGTCCGTCGGTCTCGTCGGCAACGCGGCGAGTGCGTTCCCCGAGCTGCTCGCCCGCGGTGTCGCGATCGACATCGTCACCGACCAGACCAGCGCGCACGACCCGCTGAGCTACCTGC
It encodes the following:
- a CDS encoding low temperature requirement protein A; translated protein: MAQRLARATERVSSVELLFDLVFVFTITQVTEIVVAHPTGAGVAQAALTMAVVWWMYDAFAWLTNQSGEGAGLRIGLVGAMVAFLLLAVAIPDAFDATGILFGFAYLAIVLIHFGLFAAFGAPGSARSMLRVIPFNAGGAVLLIVAGFVTGPADWILFALAIAVLVSTSFTSGPVGFDIGASHFVERHGLLMIIAFGESIVSVGVGAGGHPFDLAILVGTVLCVGVVAALWWCYFTGDDERAGRSMTGAPTQQRAYLALTAFALDHYVMIFGLVLFAAGVKLTIGDVFAVAPAAGVILLGAGVALYLVGDARYRQELALGPAALRYAGAALAAASILLGLVAPAAWQLLALLVIVAGVIALEWRRDSRKSP
- a CDS encoding GNAT family N-acetyltransferase codes for the protein MTVTIAIEPPRDPEIEELLRLGDEFAFSLYPAESCYLLDVSELERPGVTVFVGRDSAGRALGMAALVERADGTAELKRMFVHEDARGQGLASALMDRLEGAAAAAGVQAIQLETGPLQHAAIALYENRGYTRIPNFGPYVGDDFSVCYAKPIVAPSPAASVPAH
- a CDS encoding IclR family transcriptional regulator, translating into MAASSKVPAAENTLQVLSFLAAQRGPVPAATIAASLDLPRSTVYHLLAVLVDHGFVLHLPEARRYGLGVRSYELSSAFSRQEPLSRLGRPILAGLVDRIGESGHLAVLHGRDVVYIVEERAPRRPRLVTDVGVRLPSHLTASGRALLATLPAGQVRALYPDAAAFVDRVGGEPHTYGALKRILERVRADGYATEDGEVTPGFASVAVSVRDHAGWPAAGIAITFPRENIPHDEWAGLAAQITEAAAELSRRIRGLPV
- the hutH gene encoding histidine ammonia-lyase, which encodes MTTITSVDRVFVGAGPLTIADVVAVARHDAHVELDPAALDAVEASRAIIEALADDTEPHYGISTGFGALATTFIPSDRRAQLQASLVRSHAAGSGAEVEREVVRALMLLRLSTLMTGRTGARRTTVETYAALLNADITPVVREYGSLGCSGDLAPLAHCALAAMGEGQVRVAGDLVDASDALAAAGIRPLRLAEKEGLALINGTDGMLGMLALATHDLAALLTTADIAAAMSVEALMGTDAVFADDLQRLRPQQGQALAAANLRAVLAGSPIVASHKGPECTRVQDAYSLRCSPQVHGAARDTLGHAELVAGRELASAVDNPVLTLDGRVESNGNFHGAPVAYVLDFLAIVAADVASMSERRTDRFLDPARNQGLTPFLAHEVGVDSGLMIAQYTAAGIVSELKRLAAPASVDSIPSSAMQEDHVSMGWAAARKLRRSLDGLGRVLAIEIMTAARGAELRAPLLPGPATGAVLAAVREVAEGPGPDRYLSPEIEAVVTLVQEGRILAAAEAVTGPLN